In Marivivens aquimaris, one genomic interval encodes:
- the trxB gene encoding thioredoxin-disulfide reductase translates to MSDTRHTKLLIIGSGPAGYTAAVYASRAMLNPILVQGMEPGGQLTTTTEVENWPGEKEIQGPQLMMNMEEHARAMGTEIITDLIVDLDLQQRPFVAKGDSGTVYTADTVILATGARAKWLGMETEDAFKGFGVSACATCDGFFYRGKEIVVVGGGNTAVEEALYLTNFATKVTLIHRRDSLRAEKILQDRLFKHPKVEVLWNHEIHEVVGDHEPKGVTGVKAKNVQTGEITDIEAAGVFIAIGHAPASELVKDQLELHNGGYVKVEPGSTRTAIPGVFAAGDLTDHTYRQAVTSAGMGCMAALDAERYLGELQPEGDIVKV, encoded by the coding sequence ATGTCCGACACCCGCCACACCAAGCTGCTCATCATCGGCTCCGGCCCTGCCGGCTACACCGCCGCTGTGTATGCAAGCCGCGCGATGCTCAACCCGATCCTCGTGCAGGGTATGGAACCGGGCGGTCAGCTGACCACCACGACCGAGGTCGAAAACTGGCCGGGCGAGAAAGAAATCCAAGGCCCGCAACTGATGATGAACATGGAAGAGCACGCGCGCGCCATGGGCACCGAAATCATCACCGACCTGATCGTCGATCTCGACCTCCAGCAGCGCCCGTTCGTCGCTAAGGGCGATAGCGGCACTGTCTACACTGCAGACACCGTCATCCTCGCGACGGGCGCCCGCGCCAAGTGGCTCGGCATGGAAACCGAAGACGCGTTCAAGGGCTTCGGCGTTTCGGCATGTGCGACCTGTGACGGCTTCTTCTATCGCGGCAAGGAAATCGTCGTTGTAGGCGGCGGCAACACTGCTGTGGAAGAGGCGCTCTACCTCACCAACTTCGCGACCAAGGTGACCCTGATCCACCGCCGCGACAGCCTGCGCGCCGAAAAGATCCTGCAGGATCGCCTGTTCAAACACCCGAAGGTCGAGGTTCTCTGGAACCACGAAATTCACGAAGTGGTTGGCGATCACGAGCCGAAGGGTGTGACCGGCGTCAAAGCGAAAAACGTCCAGACCGGCGAGATCACCGATATCGAAGCCGCAGGTGTCTTCATCGCTATCGGCCACGCCCCTGCCAGCGAACTGGTCAAAGACCAGCTGGAACTGCACAACGGCGGTTACGTTAAAGTTGAGCCCGGCTCGACCCGCACCGCAATTCCGGGCGTATTTGCTGCCGGTGACCTGACCGACCACACCTACCGTCAGGCCGTCACCTCGGCCGGTATGGGCTGTATGGCCGCGCTCGATGCAGAGCGTTACCTCGGCGAGCTCCAGCCCGAAGGCGACATCGTTAAGGTCTGA
- a CDS encoding Hsp20 family protein, producing MTKLTLGTHPFLLGFEQLERLVERTAKTGNDGYPPYNIEQTSERSYRITLAVAGFREEDLAITVEDSSLVIRGRQADDSDERIFLHRGIAARQFQRTFVLADGVDVGEAVLENGLLHVDLNRKVPDSVVQTIKIKRSAEA from the coding sequence ATGACAAAACTGACTTTGGGAACCCATCCCTTCTTACTGGGGTTCGAGCAGCTTGAACGGCTGGTCGAGCGCACTGCCAAAACGGGCAATGACGGGTATCCTCCGTACAATATCGAACAGACGTCGGAACGGTCCTACCGGATCACTCTCGCCGTTGCAGGCTTCCGCGAGGAAGACCTTGCCATCACGGTAGAGGACAGCAGTCTCGTGATACGCGGGCGCCAGGCCGATGACAGTGACGAACGCATCTTCCTGCATCGCGGCATCGCTGCCCGCCAGTTCCAGCGCACCTTCGTTCTGGCCGACGGAGTCGACGTAGGGGAAGCGGTCCTTGAAAACGGCCTGCTGCATGTCGATCTTAATAGGAAGGTCCCCGACAGCGTGGTGCAAACCATCAAGATCAAAAGGAGTGCGGAGGCATGA
- the pgeF gene encoding peptidoglycan editing factor PgeF — translation MTLDIITHRSLGTLKHGFFGRKGGASSGIFEGLNCGYGSSDMREAVTMNRNRVAEAMDVDENALVGVHQVHSADVLTITDASEPRPAADAMVTNVPGLALSILTADCQPVLFADHNAGVVGAAHAGWKGALGGVLENTLAAMEAIGADRKNTVAIIGPTISQRVYEVGPEFLDAFLVEDDEYARFFANGEGDRYLFNLPMFGLHKLREAGIGDAEWTGHCTYSDVNRFYSYRRTTHRKEADYGRLIAAIRL, via the coding sequence ATGACTCTGGACATCATTACTCACCGTTCGCTTGGCACGTTGAAGCATGGCTTTTTCGGCCGCAAAGGTGGTGCGTCTTCGGGCATCTTCGAAGGGCTGAACTGCGGGTACGGCTCGTCCGACATGCGTGAAGCGGTCACAATGAACCGCAATCGCGTCGCCGAAGCGATGGATGTCGATGAAAACGCGCTGGTCGGTGTGCATCAGGTCCACTCGGCCGATGTTCTCACAATCACCGACGCGTCGGAGCCTCGCCCCGCTGCGGATGCGATGGTCACCAACGTACCCGGCCTCGCGCTGTCGATCCTGACCGCCGACTGCCAGCCCGTGCTTTTCGCCGACCACAACGCAGGCGTCGTCGGTGCGGCCCATGCTGGGTGGAAAGGTGCGCTCGGGGGCGTGCTGGAAAACACCCTCGCCGCAATGGAAGCCATCGGCGCGGATCGCAAGAACACCGTCGCGATCATTGGGCCAACCATAAGCCAGCGCGTCTACGAAGTCGGACCCGAATTCCTTGATGCGTTTCTTGTCGAAGACGATGAATACGCGCGTTTCTTTGCGAACGGCGAAGGCGACCGTTACCTGTTCAACCTGCCGATGTTCGGCCTCCACAAGCTGCGCGAAGCCGGCATCGGTGATGCGGAGTGGACAGGGCATTGCACCTATTCCGACGTGAACCGCTTCTATAGCTACCGCCGGACAACGCATCGCAAAGAAGCGGACTACGGACGTCTGATCGCTGCTATCCGGCTCTGA
- a CDS encoding YdcH family protein has protein sequence MNKSARMEQVEVLRVKLSVLKTEHRDLDEAIRALEDQGSADMLTIRRLKKQKLVLKDKISQIEDRILPDIIA, from the coding sequence ATGAACAAATCCGCAAGGATGGAACAGGTCGAGGTCCTTCGGGTCAAACTCAGTGTCCTGAAAACCGAACACCGCGATCTGGACGAAGCGATCCGCGCACTTGAAGACCAAGGCTCGGCTGACATGCTTACGATCCGACGCCTGAAAAAGCAGAAACTTGTCCTCAAGGACAAGATCAGCCAGATCGAAGACCGAATTCTCCCCGATATCATCGCCTGA
- a CDS encoding bifunctional sulfate adenylyltransferase/adenylylsulfate kinase: MDMAPIPELYVSHESSQKLKLEAASLTSHDLTPRQICDLELLMNGGFNPLKGFLTEADYDGVVENMRLADGALWPMPINLDVSEAFAETVEIGQDIALRDQEGVILATMTVTDKWVPNKSREAEKVFGADDLAHPAVNYLHNTAGKVYLGGPVTGIQQPVHYDFKARRDTPNELRAYFRKLGWRKVVAFQTRNPLHRAHQELTFRAAREAQANLLIHPVVGMTKPGDVDHFTRVRCYEAVLDKYPQSTTTMSLLNLAMRMAGPREAVWHGLIRRNHGCTHFIVGRDHAGPGKNSAGEDFYGPYDAQDLFREHQEEIGIEMVDFKHMVYVQERAQYEPNDEIEDRDNVTILNISGTELRRRLREGLEIPEWFSFPEVVTELRRTSPPRSKQGFTVFFTGLSGSGKSTIANALMVKLMEMGGRPVTLLDGDVVRKHLSSELGFSKEHRDINIKRIGYVASEITKNGGIAICAPIAPYTATRRAVREMIEAYGAFIEVHVATSIEECERRDRKGLYKLAREGKIKEFTGISDPYETPVNAEIVVETENVDVDNCAHQVLLKLESMGLISGK; this comes from the coding sequence ATGGATATGGCCCCTATCCCCGAGCTTTATGTCTCGCACGAGTCTTCCCAGAAACTGAAATTGGAAGCTGCTTCGTTGACGTCGCACGATCTGACCCCGCGTCAGATTTGCGATCTCGAGCTGCTGATGAACGGCGGTTTCAATCCGCTGAAGGGCTTCCTGACCGAAGCCGATTATGACGGTGTTGTCGAAAACATGCGTCTGGCCGACGGCGCGCTGTGGCCGATGCCGATCAATCTCGATGTCAGCGAAGCTTTCGCTGAGACCGTCGAGATCGGTCAGGACATCGCGCTGCGCGATCAGGAAGGCGTCATCCTCGCCACCATGACCGTCACCGACAAATGGGTGCCGAACAAGTCGCGCGAAGCCGAGAAGGTCTTTGGTGCCGACGATCTGGCCCACCCTGCCGTCAACTATCTGCACAACACCGCCGGCAAAGTCTACCTCGGCGGTCCGGTCACCGGCATACAGCAGCCTGTGCACTATGACTTCAAAGCCCGCCGCGACACCCCGAACGAGCTGCGCGCCTACTTCCGCAAGCTCGGCTGGCGCAAGGTCGTGGCCTTCCAGACCCGTAACCCGCTGCACCGTGCGCACCAGGAACTGACCTTCCGCGCCGCGCGCGAAGCACAGGCCAACCTGCTGATCCATCCGGTTGTCGGCATGACCAAACCGGGCGACGTCGACCACTTCACCCGCGTGCGCTGCTACGAGGCTGTCCTCGACAAGTACCCGCAGTCGACCACCACCATGTCGCTGCTGAACCTTGCGATGCGTATGGCCGGTCCGCGTGAGGCCGTCTGGCACGGTCTCATTCGCCGCAACCACGGCTGCACCCACTTCATCGTCGGCCGCGACCACGCCGGTCCGGGCAAGAACTCGGCAGGCGAGGACTTCTACGGCCCGTACGATGCGCAGGATCTGTTCCGCGAACACCAGGAAGAAATCGGCATCGAAATGGTCGACTTCAAGCACATGGTCTACGTGCAGGAACGTGCCCAGTACGAGCCGAACGACGAGATCGAGGATCGCGACAACGTCACCATCCTGAACATCTCGGGCACCGAACTGCGTCGCCGTCTGCGCGAAGGTCTGGAAATTCCGGAATGGTTCTCGTTCCCCGAGGTCGTCACCGAACTGCGCCGCACCTCGCCGCCGCGTTCGAAGCAGGGCTTCACCGTGTTCTTCACCGGCCTGTCGGGCTCGGGCAAGTCGACCATCGCGAACGCGCTCATGGTCAAGCTGATGGAAATGGGCGGCCGTCCGGTCACGCTTCTTGATGGCGATGTCGTGCGTAAGCACCTGTCGTCGGAGCTGGGCTTCTCGAAAGAGCACCGCGACATCAACATCAAGCGCATTGGCTACGTCGCGTCGGAGATCACCAAGAACGGCGGTATCGCCATCTGTGCGCCGATCGCGCCTTACACCGCGACCCGCCGCGCCGTCCGCGAGATGATCGAAGCCTACGGCGCGTTCATCGAAGTGCACGTCGCAACCTCGATCGAGGAATGCGAACGCCGCGACCGCAAGGGCCTCTACAAGCTGGCGCGCGAAGGCAAGATCAAGGAGTTCACCGGCATCTCGGATCCGTACGAAACTCCGGTCAACGCCGAGATCGTCGTCGAGACCGAGAACGTCGACGTCGACAACTGCGCACACCAGGTACTGCTCAAGCTCGAAAGCATGGGCCTTATCTCCGGCAAGTAA
- a CDS encoding cytochrome b, translated as MSTPLKYTRTQIALHWSVFVLLFVSFVSHDGIKDAYRSFMRNGAAEMSVGAYVHIIVGIVILALVVWRIALRFTNTAPPEPKGGLLGLAAKAVQFILYAVLVILPVSGLIAWFGGLHDAGDVHETMFTLGLALVALHIIAALVHQFYWKDNLLARMK; from the coding sequence ATGTCCACCCCATTGAAATACACCCGCACCCAGATCGCATTACACTGGTCGGTCTTTGTGTTGCTGTTCGTCAGCTTCGTCAGCCACGATGGTATCAAGGACGCCTACCGCAGCTTTATGCGCAACGGCGCGGCCGAGATGTCGGTCGGTGCCTATGTCCACATTATCGTCGGCATCGTCATTCTGGCGCTTGTCGTCTGGCGCATTGCGTTGCGCTTCACCAATACTGCTCCGCCCGAACCGAAGGGTGGGCTGCTGGGTCTCGCTGCCAAAGCGGTTCAGTTCATTCTTTATGCCGTGTTGGTCATCCTGCCCGTGTCTGGCCTGATTGCATGGTTCGGCGGCCTGCATGACGCGGGCGACGTTCATGAGACGATGTTCACGCTAGGTCTGGCGCTTGTTGCGCTGCACATCATCGCAGCGCTGGTTCACCAGTTCTATTGGAAGGACAACCTGCTGGCCCGCATGAAGTAA
- a CDS encoding Lrp/AsnC family transcriptional regulator, which yields MPGSKLDEIDRMILAELQADGRMTNVELAKRVGISAPPCLRRVRTLEEQGYIRGYHADVDSRELGFEVQVFAMVGLYKQAEADLSAFEALCRGWPLVRECHMLNGEVDFILKCVAPDLRTFQSFLTNDLLTADNVSQVKTSLVIRGAKDEPGVPFEVLEERLAREA from the coding sequence ATGCCGGGCAGCAAACTCGACGAAATCGATCGTATGATTCTGGCAGAACTGCAGGCGGACGGTCGTATGACCAACGTCGAACTGGCCAAACGCGTCGGTATTTCCGCCCCTCCGTGCCTGCGCCGTGTGCGCACTCTGGAAGAGCAGGGCTACATTCGTGGTTACCACGCAGACGTCGATAGCCGCGAGCTGGGCTTTGAAGTCCAAGTCTTCGCGATGGTCGGTCTTTATAAGCAGGCCGAAGCTGATCTGTCCGCGTTCGAAGCACTCTGCCGCGGCTGGCCGCTCGTACGTGAGTGCCACATGCTTAATGGTGAAGTAGACTTCATCCTCAAGTGCGTTGCGCCCGATCTGCGCACGTTCCAGAGCTTCCTGACCAATGACCTTCTGACTGCAGACAACGTCTCGCAGGTCAAAACCTCGCTCGTCATTCGCGGTGCCAAAGACGAGCCCGGTGTTCCGTTTGAAGTTCTCGAAGAACGTCTCGCACGCGAAGCCTGA
- a CDS encoding DUF1150 family protein: MNQNFELDKNDDRIVYVKEVAVADLPDEVQEKAGDLETLFSVHKSNGEQLALVAGRELAFSLAREHDMDPVTVH, from the coding sequence ATGAACCAGAATTTCGAGCTCGATAAGAACGACGATCGCATCGTGTATGTGAAAGAAGTTGCCGTGGCCGACCTCCCCGACGAGGTGCAGGAAAAGGCCGGTGATCTGGAAACGCTCTTCTCGGTCCACAAATCCAACGGCGAGCAACTAGCGCTTGTCGCGGGACGCGAGCTTGCGTTTTCGCTGGCCCGTGAACACGACATGGATCCCGTGACCGTTCACTGA
- a CDS encoding class I SAM-dependent methyltransferase yields the protein MTALTDILKARIARTGPLTLADYMREALLHPEHGYYATRDPFGQQGDFITAPEISQMFGEVIGLCIAQAWIDQGQPKGILAELGPGRGTLMADILRATKGVPGFHEALDVHLVEASPVLRKAQAERVPVKAFHDQIADLPEGPLFLAANEFFDALPVRQFVRDGDAWRERVIGVEDDALTFGLSTAAPLEMLKHRLEDTNDGDLVEVCSALPAITSQIGERIDNHGGLALFIDYGDWRSLGDTLQALKGHERTDPLAEPGSADLTCHVDFEAIALNAAPAKFTRVTPQGVFLERLGITDRARALASRLSGNALESHIAAHRRLTHPAEMGDLFKVIGLYPANSTPPAGLEA from the coding sequence ATGACGGCGCTGACGGATATCCTGAAGGCCCGCATTGCTCGCACGGGCCCGCTGACGCTCGCCGACTACATGCGAGAAGCTCTGTTGCACCCCGAGCACGGCTACTACGCCACCCGCGATCCGTTCGGACAGCAGGGCGACTTTATCACCGCGCCCGAGATTTCGCAGATGTTCGGTGAGGTCATCGGCCTCTGCATCGCGCAGGCTTGGATAGATCAGGGACAGCCTAAGGGCATCCTTGCCGAACTCGGCCCCGGTCGCGGGACGCTGATGGCGGACATCCTGCGCGCGACAAAGGGCGTTCCCGGTTTTCATGAAGCGCTGGATGTCCATCTGGTCGAAGCGTCACCTGTGCTCCGCAAAGCGCAAGCCGAGCGGGTCCCTGTCAAAGCGTTCCACGACCAGATTGCCGACCTGCCCGAGGGTCCGCTGTTTCTCGCCGCGAACGAGTTTTTCGACGCCCTCCCCGTCCGTCAGTTTGTTCGCGATGGTGATGCTTGGCGCGAGCGGGTGATAGGGGTCGAGGACGACGCGCTGACCTTCGGCCTTTCGACCGCAGCGCCGCTCGAGATGCTGAAGCACCGGCTGGAGGACACAAACGACGGCGATTTGGTCGAGGTCTGCTCCGCCCTGCCCGCCATCACGTCCCAGATCGGAGAGCGCATCGACAACCACGGCGGCTTGGCGCTGTTCATCGATTACGGTGACTGGCGCTCGCTCGGCGATACGCTTCAGGCGCTCAAAGGCCACGAACGCACCGATCCGCTAGCCGAGCCCGGCAGTGCCGACCTGACGTGCCACGTTGATTTCGAAGCGATCGCGTTGAACGCAGCCCCCGCCAAGTTCACACGCGTCACGCCGCAGGGCGTGTTCCTCGAACGGCTCGGCATTACGGACCGCGCGCGGGCACTTGCCTCCAGACTGAGCGGTAACGCACTGGAATCGCACATCGCGGCCCATCGCCGCTTGACCCACCCCGCAGAAATGGGCGACCTGTTTAAAGTAATCGGGCTTTACCCCGCAAACAGCACACCTCCTGCAGGCTTGGAAGCATGA